From the Exiguobacterium aurantiacum genome, one window contains:
- a CDS encoding glycoside hydrolase family 13 protein, which produces MKQWWKEAVVYQIYPRSFNDSNGDGIGDIPGITEKMSYLAELGIDVIWLSPVYDSPNDDNGYDIRDYRAIMDEFGTMDDFDGMLEEAHRHGIKIMMDLVVNHSSDEHQWFMESRSSKDSPYRDYYIWKKGENGQPPTNWGAFFGGSAWQYDEASDEYYLHLFSKKQPDLNWESETLRREVYDLMTYWLDKGVDGFRMDVINMISKDPSYPDGETRGTGYGDGTPFFFNGPRIHEFMQEMNREVLSKYDTITVGEMPGVSVDEAKLYTGEDRDELNMVFHFEHVDVGNGSFGKWNPTDWKLTELKTIFSRWQEGLEEDGWNSLYWSNHDQPRAISRFGNDSDEYRVVSGKMLATLLHMLKGTPYIYQGEEFGMTNVAFDSIDEYRDIETLNAYRDYTTNGLLTHDEIFRGIHARGRDNSRTPVQWSAEAQGGFTSGTPWIGVNPNYVTVNAEAARLDQDSLFHYYRQLIQLRKQNPIVVYGKYELLLPDDEVVYAFTRTFEGETWLVLCNFSAETVTRALPYDVTERVIGNMEPIEPFTLRPYEAQVYKV; this is translated from the coding sequence ATGAAACAATGGTGGAAAGAAGCGGTCGTCTATCAAATTTATCCGCGCAGTTTTAATGACTCGAACGGTGACGGGATTGGGGACATCCCTGGAATCACCGAGAAGATGTCGTATTTGGCGGAACTCGGGATCGATGTCATCTGGCTATCGCCGGTGTACGATTCACCGAACGATGACAACGGTTATGACATTCGCGATTACCGGGCCATCATGGATGAGTTCGGGACGATGGACGATTTCGATGGGATGCTCGAAGAAGCGCATCGTCACGGCATCAAAATCATGATGGACCTCGTCGTCAACCATTCGTCGGACGAGCACCAATGGTTCATGGAGTCGCGCTCCTCAAAAGACAGCCCGTATCGGGACTACTACATTTGGAAAAAAGGCGAGAACGGTCAACCGCCGACGAACTGGGGCGCTTTCTTCGGAGGGAGTGCGTGGCAATACGATGAGGCGAGCGACGAATACTACTTGCATCTGTTCAGCAAAAAGCAACCAGACTTGAACTGGGAGTCAGAGACGTTGCGCCGTGAAGTGTACGATTTGATGACGTACTGGCTCGATAAAGGGGTCGACGGTTTCCGGATGGACGTCATCAACATGATCTCGAAAGACCCGAGCTACCCAGACGGCGAGACGCGGGGGACGGGTTACGGGGACGGTACACCATTCTTCTTCAACGGGCCGCGCATCCATGAGTTCATGCAGGAGATGAATCGTGAGGTCTTGTCGAAATACGATACGATCACGGTCGGTGAGATGCCGGGCGTCAGCGTCGACGAGGCGAAGCTTTATACGGGAGAAGACCGTGACGAGTTGAACATGGTGTTTCATTTCGAACACGTCGACGTCGGCAACGGCAGTTTCGGCAAATGGAACCCGACGGACTGGAAGTTGACGGAATTGAAGACGATCTTCTCGCGTTGGCAAGAAGGTCTCGAGGAAGATGGCTGGAACAGTCTCTATTGGAGCAACCATGACCAACCGCGGGCCATCTCACGGTTCGGGAACGACTCGGACGAATACCGTGTCGTCTCCGGCAAGATGCTCGCGACGCTTCTCCACATGTTGAAAGGGACGCCGTACATCTATCAAGGTGAAGAGTTCGGGATGACGAACGTGGCGTTCGACTCAATCGATGAATACCGTGACATCGAGACGCTCAACGCTTACCGGGATTACACGACGAATGGACTGTTGACGCATGATGAGATTTTCCGCGGCATTCACGCACGTGGGCGCGACAACTCACGGACACCGGTCCAGTGGTCGGCCGAAGCGCAAGGCGGATTCACGTCCGGAACGCCTTGGATCGGGGTCAACCCGAACTATGTGACCGTAAACGCGGAAGCGGCCCGGCTTGATCAGGACTCGCTCTTCCATTACTATCGCCAATTGATTCAGCTCCGAAAACAAAATCCGATCGTTGTCTACGGAAAGTATGAGCTGTTACTCCCGGACGATGAAGTGGTGTACGCCTTCACACGTACGTTCGAAGGGGAGACGTGGCTCGTGCTCTGTAACTTCTCAGCTGAGACGGTGACTCGTGCTCTTCCATATGACGTGACAGAACGCGTCATCGGAAACATGGAACCAATCGAACCGTTCACGCTTCGTCCGTATGAAGCGCAAGTGTATAAAGTGTGA
- a CDS encoding helix-turn-helix domain-containing protein gives MEIGFCGYSYHTTAYTFPFPNRLETYLIRLQTEGTARIVVNGKTFTVRPGDLLLVKPGDEYELHVDTPASGDYHLFCDGPTLDAWWAVADRSRITSISIDPRLLSLWQHITEEARRPTTEQSTDLIETLIEALLLMLDRSVQEVHANVRPPVVSRMMRYIEGNVTSDFKVADVADAVGLSVSRTVHLFKEVTGMTIVAYAQSIRLQLAEEQMQYTQHSLERIAELSGFRSYPYFHRIFKRKYGVAPGVYRTLQQKNEKK, from the coding sequence GTGGAAATCGGCTTTTGTGGCTATTCGTATCATACGACGGCCTATACTTTTCCTTTCCCTAATCGATTAGAGACGTATTTGATTCGTTTGCAGACAGAAGGCACGGCACGAATCGTCGTCAACGGGAAGACGTTTACGGTACGGCCTGGCGATTTGTTACTCGTCAAACCTGGTGATGAGTACGAACTGCATGTCGACACCCCGGCGAGCGGGGATTATCATCTCTTCTGTGACGGTCCGACCCTCGATGCATGGTGGGCGGTGGCCGACCGTTCCCGCATCACGTCGATCTCGATCGACCCTCGCCTGCTGTCACTCTGGCAACATATCACCGAAGAGGCGCGCCGACCGACGACCGAACAGAGTACGGATTTGATTGAGACATTGATAGAAGCCTTGCTCCTCATGCTCGACCGTTCAGTCCAAGAAGTGCACGCAAACGTGCGACCACCTGTCGTGTCACGCATGATGCGTTATATAGAAGGAAACGTCACGAGCGACTTCAAAGTGGCGGACGTCGCCGACGCGGTCGGGCTTAGTGTATCGCGGACCGTCCACTTGTTCAAAGAAGTGACCGGTATGACGATTGTCGCCTATGCCCAATCGATTCGACTCCAGCTCGCCGAAGAACAGATGCAGTATACACAACACTCTCTCGAACGGATCGCCGAGCTGTCCGGATTCCGCTCCTATCCATATTTTCATCGAATTTTTAAACGGAAATATGGCGTCGCACCGGGGGTTTATCGCACCCTTCAACAAAAAAACGAAAAAAAATAA
- a CDS encoding copper amine oxidase — translation MKKKTMNKIVAPALALGLLVPLNAQAADHAPTASTPAGDLRATLDQLLSEHYVLAVTSMMKAYDGAPDAEVAMKALDQNALDMTPAIASIYGEEGAAQFEDIFAGHNDYSADFVEAAKSEDKELRADAEAEVDEFVEEFSTFLDAATEGNLPKDAAADVLELHEDQVLSVFDNYVAGDYESAYMTYREGYKLMFDISKALSGAIVTQMPDKFETAADTPAVELRSTLNSLAGEHFALAAIGMQKGYDQAEDFDYVSWAEDQNTLDFKAAIGSVYGDEGAAQFEKVWNGNHITAQGDIVAATLEGDEAKIEEARMKLDQFAVDFSTFLDAATEGNLPQEAGQEAIKQHEALVLQTFDQYVAGDADAAWMSFREGYAFMFGVGETLGNAIVTQMPDKFAETTMPEEMPETGLGGAQEQSMNTLYAGLAVLGGILLAFVTLRNRKVSEQ, via the coding sequence ATGAAGAAGAAAACAATGAACAAGATTGTAGCACCGGCACTCGCACTCGGCTTACTCGTACCATTGAATGCACAGGCAGCGGATCACGCGCCGACAGCAAGCACACCAGCAGGTGACTTACGAGCCACGCTCGACCAATTACTGTCTGAGCATTACGTCTTAGCCGTCACATCGATGATGAAAGCTTATGACGGAGCACCAGACGCCGAAGTCGCGATGAAGGCACTCGATCAAAACGCACTCGACATGACACCGGCCATCGCGTCAATCTATGGTGAGGAAGGCGCAGCCCAGTTCGAAGACATCTTCGCTGGTCACAACGACTACTCAGCCGACTTCGTCGAAGCGGCTAAATCAGAAGACAAAGAGCTTCGCGCTGACGCGGAAGCCGAAGTCGATGAATTCGTCGAAGAGTTCTCAACATTCCTTGATGCAGCAACAGAAGGTAACTTACCAAAAGACGCAGCCGCTGACGTACTTGAACTTCACGAAGATCAAGTTCTCTCAGTATTCGACAACTATGTCGCAGGTGACTATGAGTCGGCATACATGACGTACCGTGAAGGGTACAAGCTCATGTTCGACATCAGTAAAGCCCTCTCAGGCGCAATCGTCACACAGATGCCTGACAAGTTTGAAACTGCTGCTGACACACCGGCCGTCGAGCTTCGTTCGACATTGAACAGCCTTGCTGGTGAACACTTCGCACTTGCAGCGATTGGCATGCAAAAAGGCTACGATCAAGCAGAAGACTTCGACTACGTGAGCTGGGCTGAAGATCAGAACACACTCGATTTCAAAGCAGCCATCGGTTCAGTCTACGGTGACGAAGGTGCGGCCCAATTCGAAAAAGTATGGAACGGGAACCACATCACAGCACAAGGTGACATCGTTGCTGCTACACTCGAAGGCGACGAAGCTAAAATTGAAGAAGCACGCATGAAGCTCGACCAGTTCGCTGTCGATTTCAGCACATTCCTCGACGCAGCGACAGAAGGTAACTTGCCACAAGAAGCTGGTCAAGAAGCCATCAAACAACATGAGGCACTCGTGCTTCAAACGTTCGATCAGTATGTAGCTGGTGATGCGGATGCTGCTTGGATGTCATTCCGTGAAGGATACGCGTTCATGTTCGGTGTTGGTGAGACACTCGGTAACGCGATCGTGACACAAATGCCTGACAAGTTCGCTGAAACAACAATGCCTGAAGAGATGCCTGAAACAGGTCTCGGTGGTGCCCAAGAACAATCAATGAACACGCTCTACGCTGGCCTTGCTGTACTTGGCGGAATCTTGCTCGCCTTCGTAACGCTTCGCAACCGTAAAGTGTCTGAACAATAA
- a CDS encoding class F sortase, translating into MNKRHLFLALSLFCFGFWTWTSAQESSSPPVEEKQIEESPDLSAEFSLLQEEVKKLRLAEEEESAKAATPVQLQIPTIDVDTAIEQVGVLDNGQMGVPKDENQVGWFEPGVKPGSKGNAVIAGHVDSKTGPAVFYELDQLKTGDDVTIIDENGNTLTFRVTKTESYDTKNAPIEDIFGATSSRHLNLITCSGTFGDGGYDERFVVYTELVDTEINTEVELDAPTSVELRGNLLTWHAVRDDAVIGYRVYEVVDGEATHIESIPSHARKSIEVTNEQATYYVTAIDQLGNESGPSKQTK; encoded by the coding sequence ATGAACAAGCGCCATTTGTTTCTGGCGCTCTCTCTCTTTTGTTTTGGCTTCTGGACGTGGACGAGCGCCCAAGAATCGTCGTCACCACCTGTAGAAGAAAAACAAATAGAGGAGAGCCCAGATTTATCGGCTGAATTCTCACTTCTACAGGAAGAGGTGAAGAAGCTTCGGTTAGCCGAGGAAGAGGAAAGTGCCAAGGCCGCAACACCCGTCCAACTTCAAATCCCAACCATTGATGTCGACACCGCGATCGAACAAGTCGGTGTACTCGACAACGGACAGATGGGCGTCCCGAAAGACGAGAACCAAGTCGGTTGGTTCGAACCGGGCGTCAAGCCGGGCAGCAAAGGGAATGCCGTCATCGCCGGACACGTCGACAGCAAGACCGGCCCCGCCGTCTTCTATGAGCTCGATCAACTGAAGACAGGCGATGACGTGACAATTATCGACGAGAACGGCAATACGTTGACGTTTCGTGTCACAAAAACAGAGAGCTATGATACGAAAAACGCACCAATCGAGGATATCTTCGGGGCCACGTCGAGCCGACATTTGAATTTGATCACGTGTTCCGGCACGTTCGGTGACGGCGGTTATGACGAGCGTTTCGTCGTCTACACCGAGCTTGTCGATACCGAGATCAATACCGAAGTTGAACTCGACGCACCGACAAGCGTCGAACTCCGCGGGAACTTATTGACGTGGCACGCCGTCCGTGACGACGCCGTCATCGGCTATCGCGTCTATGAGGTCGTCGACGGTGAAGCAACGCATATCGAGAGCATCCCGTCGCACGCCCGGAAAAGCATCGAGGTCACGAATGAACAGGCAACTTATTACGTGACAGCCATCGATCAGCTCGGGAATGAATCGGGTCCCTCTAAACAGACGAAGTAA
- a CDS encoding ABC transporter ATP-binding protein has translation MFVQINDLHFSYKGAQAETIKGFSISITKGEIVSLLGDSGSGKSTILRLIAGLEMPNQGVVVVNDCVCCDDCQFMPPEQRGVGMVFQDYALFPHMTVEKNIRFGLHKLSRKERNERVEEMLTLVNLSEFRHRYPYELSGGQQQRVALARALAPKPSLLILDEPFSNLDTSLQHRIRDDLRRLLKQTGTTTIFVTHDEEDAEALADRIVYLGEGKIKKQIMTENNKTFNPQIPCFV, from the coding sequence ATGTTTGTTCAAATCAACGATTTACACTTCAGCTATAAAGGTGCGCAAGCCGAGACGATTAAAGGATTCTCAATCTCGATCACGAAAGGCGAAATCGTATCGCTTCTCGGCGATAGCGGTTCTGGAAAGAGTACGATTTTGCGCCTCATCGCGGGGCTTGAGATGCCGAATCAAGGCGTCGTCGTCGTCAACGACTGTGTCTGTTGCGACGATTGCCAGTTCATGCCGCCTGAACAGCGTGGTGTCGGGATGGTGTTCCAAGACTATGCGCTCTTCCCGCATATGACCGTTGAGAAGAACATCCGCTTCGGTCTGCATAAATTGAGCCGGAAAGAGCGGAACGAACGCGTCGAAGAGATGCTGACGCTCGTGAACTTGTCTGAGTTCCGTCATCGCTATCCGTACGAGCTCAGTGGCGGTCAGCAACAGCGTGTCGCGCTCGCGCGTGCGCTTGCTCCTAAACCGTCGCTCCTCATCTTGGATGAGCCGTTCAGCAACTTGGACACGTCGCTCCAACATCGCATTCGCGACGATTTACGCCGCCTCCTCAAACAGACGGGGACGACGACGATTTTCGTCACTCACGATGAAGAGGACGCGGAGGCGCTCGCCGACCGTATCGTCTATCTCGGAGAAGGCAAAATCAAAAAACAGATCATGACGGAGAACAATAAGACGTTCAACCCGCAGATTCCATGCTTTGTGTAA
- a CDS encoding ABC transporter permease — protein MNWYALKRQLNGWAILSFIALVFIVLPGVVVLVELFAPVNENWQHIREYLLPTYVRNTLFIMLATGLLTTVIGTSLAWFVTVYDFPFRRFFKWALILPLAIPPYIGAYTYHGILNYTGVIQTTLRNEFGITVDQTYFNIMTIQGTVFIFTLFLYPYIYTITRAFLHNQSSSMIENARILGRGSWDIFFTVVIPISRVAIIGGVSLVLMEVLNDYGVVKYFGIQTFSTAIFSTWFGMKDTSSALKLAGTLMILVIAILTMERLIRGRKQFSYATTKVKPLKPRQLTGWHRYAVFGYVATIFGIAFLIPFVQLVAWTVLTFEQVFTAEFFRLVWNTVSVAFIATVIILVFALIIANYTRLFPSNMTRVISKVTTLGYSIPGAAIAIAVITLFLLLDEWVLNVALALDLGQTFVFRTTLIMLIFAYVIRFLAIGYNSIESGFEKVGKSFTEASRMLGWGTVQTFFRVDIPMIKGAIMSAFILVFIDIMKELPLTLFLQPFNFSTLATQAFKYVSDEKIHEAALASIVIVLMSGLLIFVFHKVLDKEAD, from the coding sequence ATGAACTGGTACGCGCTGAAACGACAACTGAATGGATGGGCCATCCTCAGCTTTATCGCGCTGGTGTTTATCGTCCTGCCAGGCGTCGTCGTCTTGGTCGAGCTGTTCGCACCGGTCAATGAGAACTGGCAACACATTCGCGAGTACTTGTTGCCGACTTACGTGCGCAATACACTGTTCATCATGCTCGCGACCGGCCTGTTGACGACTGTCATCGGGACGAGCCTGGCGTGGTTCGTCACCGTCTACGACTTCCCGTTCCGTCGGTTTTTCAAATGGGCGCTCATCTTACCGCTCGCCATTCCGCCTTATATCGGGGCGTACACGTATCACGGGATCTTGAACTATACGGGCGTCATCCAGACGACACTTCGGAACGAGTTCGGTATCACTGTCGACCAGACGTATTTCAACATTATGACGATTCAAGGGACGGTGTTCATCTTCACGCTGTTCTTGTATCCATACATTTATACGATCACGCGGGCCTTCCTGCACAACCAATCGTCCTCGATGATTGAGAACGCCCGCATCCTCGGCCGCGGCTCGTGGGATATCTTCTTCACCGTCGTCATCCCAATCTCGCGCGTTGCCATCATCGGCGGGGTCAGCCTCGTCTTGATGGAAGTGTTGAACGATTATGGCGTCGTCAAATACTTCGGGATTCAGACGTTCAGTACGGCCATCTTCAGTACGTGGTTCGGGATGAAAGATACGTCCTCGGCGCTGAAACTCGCCGGGACGCTCATGATTCTCGTCATCGCCATCTTGACGATGGAACGGCTCATCCGAGGTCGAAAACAGTTCAGCTATGCGACGACTAAAGTGAAGCCGCTCAAACCGAGACAACTGACCGGATGGCATCGTTACGCCGTGTTCGGCTATGTCGCCACAATCTTCGGGATTGCGTTTCTCATTCCGTTCGTTCAACTCGTCGCTTGGACGGTGTTGACGTTCGAACAAGTGTTCACGGCCGAGTTTTTCCGCCTCGTCTGGAACACGGTGAGCGTTGCCTTCATCGCGACCGTGATCATTCTCGTGTTTGCACTCATCATCGCGAACTACACGCGCTTGTTCCCCTCGAACATGACACGCGTCATCTCGAAAGTGACGACGCTCGGCTATTCGATCCCGGGAGCGGCCATCGCCATCGCCGTCATCACGTTGTTCTTGCTGCTTGACGAGTGGGTATTGAACGTAGCGCTCGCCTTGGACTTAGGGCAGACGTTCGTGTTCAGGACGACGCTCATCATGCTCATCTTCGCCTATGTCATCCGCTTCCTCGCCATCGGCTATAACTCGATCGAGAGCGGATTTGAGAAAGTCGGCAAGTCGTTCACGGAAGCGTCGCGCATGCTCGGGTGGGGGACAGTGCAGACGTTCTTCCGCGTCGATATCCCGATGATTAAAGGGGCGATCATGAGCGCGTTCATCCTCGTCTTTATCGATATTATGAAAGAATTGCCGCTGACGCTGTTTTTACAGCCATTCAATTTTTCGACGCTCGCCACACAGGCGTTCAAATATGTCAGTGACGAGAAGATACATGAGGCCGCGCTCGCCTCAATCGTCATCGTGCTCATGAGCGGACTGTTGATCTTTGTGTTCCACAAGGTGCTTGATAAGGAGGCCGACTAA
- a CDS encoding Fe(3+) ABC transporter substrate-binding protein, translating to MNKKYMALGLSAALTTSLLAACASTEETTTSNDNETAEESKVVNVYSSRHYDVDKELYKQFEEETGVKVNVVEGKSDELLERLNTEGESTEADLFITADAGNLYQAKDAGHLQAVDSDVLESNVPEKYRDTDNEWFGLTKRARVIVYAKDRVKPEDLSTYEALTEEQWNGKVLVRPSENMYNISLLASFIEVNGVDQAKEWAKGMVNNFARDPQGNDRDQAKAVVAGEGDVAIMNTYYMGLMLNSEDEEEKKVAEQLGVFFPNQDTTGTHVNISGIAMTKAAKNSENAKKLMEFMSDPSAQEQFASVNYEYPVNESVEPNELLQSWGEFKEQDINLSVLGENQQEAIRLFNEAGWK from the coding sequence ATGAACAAAAAGTATATGGCTTTAGGACTTTCAGCAGCACTGACGACATCGTTGCTTGCAGCTTGCGCGAGCACGGAAGAGACGACGACTTCAAACGACAACGAGACAGCAGAAGAGTCGAAAGTCGTCAACGTCTACTCGAGCCGTCACTATGATGTCGATAAAGAGCTTTACAAGCAGTTTGAAGAAGAGACTGGCGTGAAAGTCAACGTCGTCGAAGGGAAGAGTGATGAGCTTCTCGAGCGTTTGAACACAGAAGGTGAGAGCACAGAAGCTGATCTCTTCATCACGGCCGATGCCGGGAACTTGTATCAAGCGAAAGACGCGGGACATCTCCAAGCGGTCGATAGCGACGTGCTTGAATCGAACGTCCCTGAAAAATATCGTGATACGGACAACGAGTGGTTCGGTCTCACGAAACGGGCACGTGTCATCGTCTATGCGAAGGACCGTGTGAAACCAGAAGACTTGTCAACGTACGAAGCACTTACAGAAGAACAGTGGAACGGCAAAGTACTCGTTCGTCCGTCTGAGAACATGTATAACATCTCGCTCCTCGCCTCGTTCATCGAAGTGAACGGTGTCGACCAGGCAAAAGAGTGGGCGAAAGGCATGGTCAACAACTTTGCACGTGACCCACAAGGGAACGACCGGGATCAAGCGAAAGCAGTCGTTGCCGGCGAAGGCGATGTCGCCATCATGAACACGTATTACATGGGACTCATGTTGAACTCGGAAGACGAGGAAGAGAAGAAAGTGGCCGAGCAACTCGGTGTCTTCTTCCCGAACCAAGACACGACGGGGACACACGTGAACATCTCGGGGATTGCGATGACAAAAGCAGCGAAGAACTCAGAAAACGCGAAGAAACTCATGGAGTTCATGTCTGATCCGTCAGCACAAGAGCAGTTCGCGAGCGTGAACTACGAGTATCCGGTCAACGAATCGGTTGAACCGAACGAGCTTCTCCAATCATGGGGTGAGTTCAAAGAGCAGGACATCAACTTGTCTGTCCTCGGTGAAAATCAGCAAGAAGCCATCCGTCTCTTCAACGAAGCGGGCTGGAAATAA
- a CDS encoding TetR/AcrR family transcriptional regulator yields the protein MTNRSLITKQKLLDAATDIIMEHGVHHLTLDEVAKTAGVSKGGLLYHYPSKEALLTAIVERLQTEQNDLYESLQADGNGPVEAFVRLFDETKLHPERSPIHIDAEKMIAFLTLFAVDQEYAERWKHDLDTFFAAFQQTSDPVETMIIRYALEGMMMSEHFNVGVAPPALKQDIIARLIERARNIDSGKTD from the coding sequence ATGACAAACCGATCACTGATCACGAAACAGAAATTATTGGATGCAGCGACGGATATCATCATGGAGCACGGCGTGCATCATCTTACATTAGATGAAGTCGCCAAGACGGCCGGCGTCTCGAAAGGTGGTCTCCTGTATCATTATCCATCCAAAGAAGCGCTGCTGACCGCCATCGTCGAACGGCTTCAAACCGAGCAAAACGATTTGTACGAGTCGCTTCAAGCCGACGGCAACGGTCCCGTCGAAGCATTCGTCCGCCTATTTGATGAGACGAAACTTCATCCGGAGCGTTCACCGATTCACATCGACGCCGAGAAAATGATTGCCTTCTTGACGTTGTTCGCTGTCGACCAGGAATACGCCGAACGGTGGAAGCACGACCTCGACACGTTCTTCGCAGCGTTTCAACAGACGAGCGACCCCGTCGAGACGATGATTATCCGTTATGCACTCGAAGGCATGATGATGTCCGAGCACTTCAACGTCGGTGTCGCCCCGCCCGCCTTAAAACAAGACATTATCGCTCGCTTGATCGAGCGAGCCCGGAACATCGATTCGGGTAAAACAGACTAA